In the Neomonachus schauinslandi chromosome 13, ASM220157v2, whole genome shotgun sequence genome, one interval contains:
- the LOC110581556 gene encoding anaphase-promoting complex subunit CDC26-like, producing MLRRKPTRLELKLDDTEEFESIRNDLETRKKQKEEVDVVGISDGEGAIGLSSDPKSREQMINDRIGYKPQPKPNNRSSQFGSFEF from the coding sequence ATGCTGCGGCGAAAACCAACCCGCCTGGAGCTGAAGCTTGATGACACTGAGGAGTTTGAGAGCATTCGAAATGACCTGGAGACCCgtaagaaacaaaaggaagaagtGGACGTCGTAGGAATCAGTGATGGAGAAGGTGCCATTGGGCTGAGCAGTGACCCCAAGAGCCGGGAACAAATGATTAATGATCGAATTGGTTATAAACCCCAACCCAAGCCCAATAATCGTTCATCTCAATTTGGAAGTTTTGAATTTTAG